The genomic interval GGTGCAGGACTGCAGATATGCGGATCTTCCCGGAAGCCTGAAACCCGTCAGAAACTGTAGCCGATGCCGATCACCATCTGATAGTCATCCTGCTCCGGATAATCCAGCCCGCCGACACCGTCATCCACCGGCTCCGGATCTTCCATCCGGTCCCAGATCAGAGAAATATCGAGATCCAGATCATGGATGATTTCATAGGAAAGCGTTGCCACCATGTGGTGCGTATACCGCCCGTTTTCCCTGCTCAGGAAACGGGCGGTATAGTCGTAAATCAAATCCACATCGCCCGTTACTTCATAATCCAGACGCGTACCGATCGTTCCGAAAGCCGATCCTGAATTTTCATCGGCGGGCGGCACCACCTCATCATAACCCGTCTCCTGATAACCGCCCCCCGCATTGGCCGTCCATTCGGTACGGGCCGTACGGATGACATCGTAACCGATACCGGTTGCCAGCGACACCTGATCGCTGATATTCACAAATTCATCGCTGTAATATTCCGCATCCACAATCCGCCAGTAAAATCGACCGGTCAGAAACCAATCGGCATATACGCTCAAACGATGATTGCCGGCTGTTTTCTCTGTATCCTTATCCGAGGTTTCCACCTCGCTATAATTTCCGATATAATCCATATTGAACCGCGAAGCCGCTGTACGACGCTTGATATTCACCATAGCCGTAATATCAAGCGTTTCTGTATTACCTCCGCGCAACGTCGCCCCCAGTGATGCACTGCCCGACCAGTTATCCCGTTTGCTGTTCGATCCGCCTGCAATAGAAACCAGTTGGCTCCGTTTAAACGTCTGCACCTCGCTGTCGTTAATGACCTTCACTTCTGACCCGTCAAGCTCCACAATCCCCTGCAGCACCTCGGTTTCCCGGCGTTTTATCTCAAACATTATTTCCTGGGGATCGCACGAGCGGATTTTTTTCACGTCGTCCAGATCCAGTTTCAGCAGGTCCAGTTCGTCGGAATCAAACTCCAGCGTATAATTATAAAGCACCTTGATTTCACCCTTAAGCCACTCGCCTGAATCCAGCTGAATCCAGTCAAATTGCTGATCCGGTGGAGGGACAAAATGATCCCACAGATCCTTATCCCCGGCTGCCGACGACGGGCCGGCCAGCAGAACCGCAAAACCTGCTCCAGAAATCCAGCGAGCCAACATGTTTCCTCCCTTTTTACTCATTGTGATACGGATGATGCTCCACCACCGTAAAGGCGCGGTATATTCCCTCAAGCAAAACCACCCGGGCAACACCTCCGGCCATCACCAGCGACGACAGAGACCACACCGCATCCGCTTTATTCCGAACCGATTCCGCCAATCCCAGCGCCCCGCCGATCACGATCACCATACGGCGCTTTCCAGCCATTGGAAATGCCCCCTGCCTTCCGGCCTTCAGCAGTTCCGCCATTTCCAGAGTCTTGATGTTCCCTCCCCGCTCATCACATGCCACCAGATAATCCCCGCCTTTCAGCAGTTTTAAAATCCGCTGCCCTTCCGCCTCTTTCGTCTGTTCCGGAGTGCGCGACGAAACCTTCTCGTCTTTATACTCCAACACCTCCACCCCGAACGGTTTAAGGCGTTTAATATATTCATCCTGCGCCGCCGCCAGCGCTTTCGGCTTTATTTTCCCCGGAAATAAAATACAGATTTTCATGCCGCGCGTTATGCCTTAATTCTTCTCCCATTGAAAAAGAAAAAGCCGGTTTCCAATCATTGGAAACCGGCACGGAAACGAAATACCGATTCGGCTTAAATCATTTTCCGACCTTACCGATCACTTCCTTGGCCGTAGCCACAAGACCGGCGACATCAGACAGGTTCGTAGGAATAATCATCGTGTTGTTTTCTTTGGCGAGCTTGCCGAATTCGGAAATATACTGCTCGGCAATTCGAAGATTCACGGCATCCGTTCCGCCATCCGCATTAATCGCCCGGGCAATTTCCGTGATGCCTTCGGCCGTGGCGGTGGCAACAGCGCGGATTTCGGCCGCCCGGCCTTCGGCCTCATTGATGCGTTTCATCTTTTCCCCTTCGGAACGGGCAATCGCCGCCTGCTTTTCGCCGTCGGCCTGATTGATCTGCGCCTGCCGCTCCCCTTCCGACTCCGCAATTACCGCACGTTTTTCGCGCTCGGCCTTCATCTGTTTTTCCATCGCATCTTTGATACTTTGCGGCGGAGTGATGTTTTTCACTTCATAACGGGTCACTTTTACGCCCCACGGATCTGATGCAGCATCAACCGCATCAACAATCGCCCCGTTGATGGAATCCCGTTCTTCAAAGGTTTTATCCAGATCCAGTTTACCGATCACAGAACGCATGGTGGTCTGCGCCAGCTGTGTGGAGGCGAAGCTGTAGTTGCCGATCCCGTACGATGCATTTTTCGGATCGATCACCTGCATATAAAGAATCCCGTCGACTTCAACGGAAATATTGTCTTTCGTAATACACATCTGCGGCGGCACATCCACGGCCTGCTCTTTAAGCGTGTGCTTATAGGCAACGCGATCAATGAACGGAATCAGAATATGCATCCCCGCCTCCAGCGTCTTACGATATTTCCCCAATCGCTCCACGATATAAGCATGCCGCTGCGGCACAATCTGCATGGTTTTTGCAATCGCAATAAATACGAAAACCACAACTGCCCCTGTGAAAACCAACCAACCCATTTTTTTCTCCTATTTGCTTTTAACCATTAACGTCAGACTCTTCTGACCGCTGATCACGACACGCTGCCCGACCGTAAGCGTTTCCCCGGACTCCGCTTTCCACGCCGTTCCATTCAGAATGACCTTTCCGGGCGATTCCGGAGTAATTTCCACCGACACTTCAGCCTCCCGGCCGATCATGCCTTCGTTATAAGAGTCTGTATTCACATCACTCTCATTTCCGGTAAACACCGGCTTAATCAGACGGCGCAGACCGAAAAGCGATACCAGTGAGGCAACAGTGAAAACCATCAGCTGCGCCGAAAGTCCAACCGGCAACAGCCAGCTCACTAAAGCCGTGATCAGTGCCCCGATCCCGAAAAAAAACAGAATCAGACCGGGCATAATAAATTCGCAAAGCATCAGCCCCACACCAATAATTGCCCACCAGAATATGGGAGTGAACATATCAACCTCCTTGCAATGTTTAAAAAGATAGATCTTTATTTTAACACTATCGATTACAAAGTGCCACGCTGTTTATAATCCATTAAAAAGGCCGGCTTCCACTTCTGGAAACCGGCCGCCCCGAATGGTCAGTTAACAGCAATCAGACTCCGCTGAAGGTCGAGAAACCGCCATCGACCGGCACCACGGTTCCGGTCACAAACGATGCCGCATCGGAAATCAGATAATGAATTGTTCCATAAACTTCATCCTGATTACCAAAGCGACGAAAAGGCGTATTGTCAATAACCTGTTGTCCACGTTCGGTGTAGGAACCGTCTTCGTTGATCAGCAGCGCGCGGTTCTGATTACCGATGAAGAAACCCGGGGCAATCGCGTTTACCCGGATTTTATCACCGTATTTAAGCGCCATTTCAGCCGCCATCCAG from Verrucomicrobia bacterium S94 carries:
- a CDS encoding DUF481 domain-containing protein gives rise to the protein MSKKGGNMLARWISGAGFAVLLAGPSSAAGDKDLWDHFVPPPDQQFDWIQLDSGEWLKGEIKVLYNYTLEFDSDELDLLKLDLDDVKKIRSCDPQEIMFEIKRRETEVLQGIVELDGSEVKVINDSEVQTFKRSQLVSIAGGSNSKRDNWSGSASLGATLRGGNTETLDITAMVNIKRRTAASRFNMDYIGNYSEVETSDKDTEKTAGNHRLSVYADWFLTGRFYWRIVDAEYYSDEFVNISDQVSLATGIGYDVIRTARTEWTANAGGGYQETGYDEVVPPADENSGSAFGTIGTRLDYEVTGDVDLIYDYTARFLSRENGRYTHHMVATLSYEIIHDLDLDISLIWDRMEDPEPVDDGVGGLDYPEQDDYQMVIGIGYSF
- a CDS encoding 23S rRNA (pseudouridine(1915)-N(3))-methyltransferase RlmH → MKICILFPGKIKPKALAAAQDEYIKRLKPFGVEVLEYKDEKVSSRTPEQTKEAEGQRILKLLKGGDYLVACDERGGNIKTLEMAELLKAGRQGAFPMAGKRRMVIVIGGALGLAESVRNKADAVWSLSSLVMAGGVARVVLLEGIYRAFTVVEHHPYHNE
- a CDS encoding SPFH/Band 7/PHB domain protein, whose translation is MGWLVFTGAVVVFVFIAIAKTMQIVPQRHAYIVERLGKYRKTLEAGMHILIPFIDRVAYKHTLKEQAVDVPPQMCITKDNISVEVDGILYMQVIDPKNASYGIGNYSFASTQLAQTTMRSVIGKLDLDKTFEERDSINGAIVDAVDAASDPWGVKVTRYEVKNITPPQSIKDAMEKQMKAEREKRAVIAESEGERQAQINQADGEKQAAIARSEGEKMKRINEAEGRAAEIRAVATATAEGITEIARAINADGGTDAVNLRIAEQYISEFGKLAKENNTMIIPTNLSDVAGLVATAKEVIGKVGK
- a CDS encoding NfeD family protein; its protein translation is MFTPIFWWAIIGVGLMLCEFIMPGLILFFFGIGALITALVSWLLPVGLSAQLMVFTVASLVSLFGLRRLIKPVFTGNESDVNTDSYNEGMIGREAEVSVEITPESPGKVILNGTAWKAESGETLTVGQRVVISGQKSLTLMVKSK